The following proteins come from a genomic window of Mariniflexile sp. TRM1-10:
- a CDS encoding GNAT family N-acetyltransferase: MSFAFKIIEKNEIYTIIPLVEKLNDYKVPSSVLIDRFSEMVNQNYECAGIYDENKIIGICGLWFCTRHYSGKSVEVDHVYIEDAYRGKGLGKAFFKWIYNYAKVNGCESIELNTYISNHASHKFYYNEGFNILGYHFLKKL; encoded by the coding sequence ATGTCTTTTGCATTTAAAATTATTGAAAAAAATGAGATTTACACTATAATTCCGTTGGTTGAAAAACTGAACGATTATAAAGTGCCTTCAAGTGTTTTAATAGATCGGTTTTCGGAAATGGTAAATCAAAATTATGAATGTGCGGGTATTTATGATGAAAACAAAATAATTGGCATTTGCGGGTTATGGTTTTGCACAAGACATTATTCAGGAAAAAGTGTAGAAGTAGACCATGTGTATATAGAAGATGCTTATAGAGGAAAAGGTTTAGGTAAAGCATTTTTTAAATGGATTTATAATTATGCTAAAGTAAATGGCTGTGAATCAATCGAATTGAATACTTACATAAGTAACCATGCTTCACATAAATTTTATTACAATGAAGGCTTTAATATTTTAGGCTATCATTTTTTAAAAAAGCTATAA
- a CDS encoding GNAT family N-acetyltransferase has translation MNYTIKDISATEAYTVRHPVLRNGKPIDSCIFDGDNLSSTFHLGVFIDNKLVGVCSFFKCNHQLLTEEFQYQLRGMAVLNTYQNKGLGNVILNYGETLLKEKNMNVIWCNAREKALNFYKKMGYKIIGEPFNIKDIGLHYVMWKKL, from the coding sequence TTGAATTATACTATAAAGGACATATCTGCAACAGAAGCTTACACCGTTAGACATCCTGTTTTACGAAATGGCAAACCTATTGATTCTTGCATTTTCGATGGTGATAATTTAAGCTCGACTTTTCATTTAGGTGTTTTTATAGACAATAAATTAGTAGGTGTTTGTTCTTTTTTTAAATGTAACCACCAATTACTTACCGAAGAATTTCAATACCAACTTAGAGGAATGGCTGTTTTAAATACCTATCAAAACAAAGGATTAGGCAACGTGATTTTAAATTATGGGGAAACTTTATTAAAGGAAAAAAATATGAACGTTATTTGGTGCAATGCCAGAGAAAAAGCCTTGAACTTTTACAAAAAAATGGGATATAAAATCATTGGGGAACCTTTTAATATTAAAGATATTGGTTTGCATTACGTGATGTGGAAAAAATTATAG
- a CDS encoding M48 family metalloprotease, protein MRSKNLKIRLLIGAAIALFFVFKRYSQQEVNPYTGRTQTISMSSDEEIAIGLESAPQMAQQHGGLYPNNEYQAFVDNVGNKLINNSIAKQTPYKYEFHLLADPNTINAFALPGGQVFITYALFSKLENEDQLAGVLGHEIGHVLGRHSAERIAESDYWQGLATAGSVGADMGEMVAGIGQNTLLTNGRDDELESDDLGVLFMIKAGYNPEEMIGVMEILKAAAGPNRIPEFQSTHPDPNNRIEKIREAISKYKKNPEIQGFKSD, encoded by the coding sequence ATGAGAAGCAAAAACCTGAAGATTAGACTATTAATTGGTGCTGCCATTGCGCTCTTTTTCGTATTTAAAAGATATAGCCAACAAGAAGTAAATCCCTATACCGGGAGAACCCAAACCATTTCAATGAGTTCAGACGAAGAAATTGCTATTGGGTTAGAAAGCGCTCCGCAAATGGCACAACAACACGGTGGTTTATATCCTAATAACGAATATCAGGCTTTTGTTGATAATGTTGGCAACAAATTAATTAATAACAGCATTGCAAAACAAACACCTTACAAATATGAATTTCATTTATTGGCAGACCCTAATACCATAAATGCTTTTGCGCTTCCTGGAGGGCAAGTTTTTATCACGTATGCTTTATTTTCAAAATTGGAAAACGAAGACCAGCTCGCAGGCGTTTTGGGGCATGAAATTGGGCATGTTTTAGGCAGGCATAGTGCCGAACGCATAGCAGAAAGCGACTATTGGCAAGGCTTAGCAACTGCTGGCTCTGTTGGTGCCGATATGGGCGAAATGGTAGCCGGTATTGGGCAAAACACCCTACTTACAAACGGTAGGGATGACGAATTGGAAAGTGATGATTTAGGTGTGCTCTTTATGATTAAAGCTGGCTATAACCCAGAAGAAATGATCGGTGTTATGGAAATTTTAAAAGCCGCCGCAGGTCCTAATAGAATTCCTGAATTTCAAAGCACCCACCCAGACCCAAACAATAGAATAGAAAAAATTAGAGAAGCTATTTCTAAATACAAAAAAAACCCTGAAATACAGGGTTTTAAGAGTGACTAA
- a CDS encoding ankyrin repeat domain-containing protein, whose protein sequence is MKKTILFSAIALCFSMGTVHAKTANLNVENYSVLPVFKVNSFCVSIAKGDIETVKKLLSLGEDVNQKSNGMTPVMYAAKYNRTEILELLIAKGANLKAKSDKKMTAADYAKLHGATDAYAIIEQALSKK, encoded by the coding sequence ATGAAAAAAACAATCCTTTTTTCTGCAATCGCATTATGTTTCTCTATGGGAACTGTTCATGCAAAAACAGCCAATTTAAACGTTGAAAATTATAGCGTATTACCCGTTTTCAAAGTGAATTCATTTTGTGTTTCTATTGCTAAAGGCGATATAGAAACTGTTAAAAAACTATTGTCGCTAGGCGAAGATGTGAATCAAAAATCTAATGGCATGACCCCAGTTATGTATGCTGCTAAATACAACAGAACTGAAATTTTAGAACTTTTAATTGCCAAAGGAGCCAATTTAAAAGCAAAATCTGATAAAAAAATGACGGCAGCTGACTATGCGAAATTACATGGAGCTACCGATGCTTATGCTATTATTGAGCAAGCATTATCAAAAAAATAA
- the gpmI gene encoding 2,3-bisphosphoglycerate-independent phosphoglycerate mutase — MNKKVILMILDGWGNSPDPKVSAIDHANTPFIDSLYKKYPFATLRTDGLHVGLPEGQMGNSEVGHMNLGAGRIVYQDLVKVNLAVKNKTLNTEKVLVDAFNYAKNNNKDVHFLGLLSDGGVHSHIKHLFGLIDAANDFGLKNTYIHAFTDGRDVDPKSGFGFLTALESHLENTNTKLATVTGRYYAMDRDKRWERVKLAYDALVNSIGEKSTNVTKTVQNNYENDVTDEFIKPIIMVDKDGEPVAKIKDGDVVIFFNFRTDRGRELTEALSQQDFHEQNMHKLNLHYVTLTNYDDTYKNVNVIFNKDNLTETLGEVLEKYNKKQIRIAETEKYPHVTFFFSGGREEPFKGETRILRNSPKVATYDLKPEMSAYELRDALIPELQKGEVDFVCLNFANGDMVGHTGVMEAAIKACEAVDVCVKDVVTTALENGYTTLLIADHGNCETMINPDGTPNTAHTTNPVPVILIDNDLKSIEDGVLGDVAPTILKLIGVEQPEAMTRHALV, encoded by the coding sequence ATGAATAAAAAAGTCATCTTAATGATACTTGACGGTTGGGGAAACTCTCCAGATCCTAAAGTTTCAGCTATCGATCATGCAAATACACCTTTCATAGATTCTTTATATAAAAAATACCCTTTCGCTACCTTGAGAACCGATGGTTTACATGTTGGTTTACCAGAAGGACAAATGGGAAATAGCGAAGTCGGCCACATGAATTTAGGCGCTGGTAGAATTGTGTATCAAGATTTGGTTAAAGTTAATTTAGCTGTTAAAAACAAAACTTTAAATACCGAAAAAGTATTGGTGGATGCCTTTAATTATGCAAAAAACAATAATAAAGATGTTCATTTTTTAGGCTTATTAAGTGATGGCGGCGTACACTCACACATTAAGCATTTATTTGGATTGATTGATGCTGCCAACGATTTCGGACTTAAAAACACCTACATTCATGCTTTTACAGATGGTCGTGATGTTGATCCAAAATCTGGATTTGGTTTTTTAACGGCATTAGAAAGTCATTTAGAAAACACCAATACGAAATTGGCAACCGTAACAGGACGTTATTATGCTATGGATAGAGATAAACGTTGGGAACGTGTAAAACTCGCCTATGATGCTTTAGTGAATAGTATCGGCGAAAAATCGACTAACGTTACAAAAACAGTTCAAAATAATTACGAAAATGATGTTACCGATGAGTTTATCAAGCCTATCATTATGGTTGATAAAGATGGTGAACCCGTTGCTAAAATTAAAGATGGTGATGTTGTTATCTTTTTCAACTTTAGAACAGACCGTGGTAGAGAGCTAACCGAAGCCTTATCACAACAAGATTTTCATGAACAAAACATGCATAAATTGAACTTGCACTATGTAACGCTTACAAATTACGACGATACCTATAAAAATGTAAACGTCATTTTCAATAAAGATAATTTAACTGAAACCTTAGGTGAAGTTTTAGAAAAATACAACAAAAAACAAATCCGTATAGCAGAAACCGAAAAATACCCACACGTTACGTTCTTTTTCTCTGGCGGACGCGAAGAACCTTTTAAAGGCGAAACCCGCATTTTACGAAACTCTCCAAAAGTGGCTACCTACGATTTAAAACCTGAAATGAGCGCCTACGAACTACGAGATGCCTTAATACCCGAACTTCAAAAAGGCGAGGTAGATTTTGTATGCTTAAATTTTGCAAATGGTGATATGGTTGGACATACCGGTGTTATGGAAGCTGCTATTAAAGCTTGTGAAGCCGTAGATGTATGCGTAAAAGACGTAGTGACCACAGCTCTTGAAAATGGTTACACTACGCTACTTATTGCCGACCACGGAAACTGTGAAACCATGATAAACCCAGATGGCACACCAAATACAGCACACACAACAAACCCTGTTCCTGTCATTTTAATTGATAATGATTTAAAATCTATTGAAGATGGCGTTTTGGGAGATGTAGCTCCTACTATTTTAAAACTAATTGGTGTAGAGCAACCTGAGGCTATGACGCGACACGCTTTAGTATAG
- a CDS encoding BT0820 family HAD-type phosphatase, whose amino-acid sequence MKFSEHLIIAVDFDGTIVEDAYPKIGKPMMFAFETLKKLQEQGHRLILWTYRNGSRLDEAVRFCEENGVHFYAVNKSFPEETFNGNMSRKIHADLFIDDRNIGGFLGWGEIYQMLTNTNPPLPEKKKSLFSFFK is encoded by the coding sequence ATGAAATTTTCTGAACACTTAATTATTGCCGTTGATTTTGATGGCACCATTGTTGAAGACGCCTACCCTAAAATAGGAAAACCAATGATGTTTGCTTTTGAAACGCTGAAAAAACTTCAAGAACAAGGGCATCGTCTAATTTTATGGACTTACAGAAATGGTTCAAGATTAGACGAAGCCGTACGTTTTTGCGAAGAAAACGGCGTGCATTTTTATGCCGTAAATAAAAGTTTCCCTGAAGAAACATTCAATGGCAACATGAGCAGAAAAATTCATGCTGACTTATTTATAGATGATAGAAATATTGGTGGTTTTTTAGGCTGGGGCGAAATTTATCAAATGCTAACCAATACCAATCCACCACTACCTGAAAAGAAGAAAAGCCTTTTTAGTTTCTTCAAATAA
- the map gene encoding type I methionyl aminopeptidase — translation MIIVKTKEEIELMRESALIVSKTLGEVAKAIKPGVTTLQLDKIAETCIRDHGAIPGFLGLYDFPNTLCMSPNTQVVHGIPNNTPLVEGDIISIDCGALKNGFYGDHAYTFAVGAIDPETEKLLQVTKESLYVGIREFKVNNRVGDVGYAIQKYCEDHGYGVVRELVGHGLGKKMHEDPEMPNYGKRGRGKKFVEGMVVAIEPMINMGTHRIKQHNDGWTITTLDNKPSAHFEHDVAIVDGRPELLSTFSYIYEALGIESDEENEFRQKALVL, via the coding sequence ATGATTATAGTAAAAACAAAAGAAGAAATAGAATTAATGCGCGAAAGTGCTTTAATCGTATCGAAAACTTTAGGTGAAGTTGCAAAAGCCATCAAACCAGGTGTTACTACTTTACAGCTCGATAAAATTGCAGAAACCTGTATTAGAGACCACGGTGCCATCCCTGGTTTTTTAGGATTGTACGATTTTCCAAACACCCTTTGCATGAGTCCGAACACCCAAGTGGTACACGGTATTCCGAATAACACACCTTTGGTAGAAGGTGATATTATTTCTATAGATTGTGGTGCTTTAAAAAATGGTTTTTATGGTGATCATGCTTATACATTTGCTGTTGGAGCCATAGACCCCGAAACCGAAAAGCTACTTCAAGTTACCAAAGAATCCTTATATGTTGGTATTCGCGAATTTAAAGTAAACAATCGTGTAGGTGATGTTGGCTATGCCATACAAAAATATTGCGAAGACCACGGTTATGGTGTTGTTAGGGAATTGGTTGGCCATGGTTTGGGTAAAAAAATGCATGAAGACCCCGAAATGCCAAATTACGGCAAACGCGGTCGAGGTAAAAAGTTTGTTGAAGGTATGGTGGTTGCCATTGAACCCATGATTAATATGGGAACGCACCGTATTAAACAACATAACGACGGTTGGACCATCACTACTTTAGACAATAAACCAAGCGCACATTTTGAACATGATGTTGCCATAGTTGATGGAAGACCAGAACTGCTTTCAACCTTTTCTTATATTTATGAAGCTTTAGGTATTGAAAGTGATGAAGAAAATGAATTTAGACAGAAGGCTTTAGTACTCTAG
- a CDS encoding GxxExxY protein, producing the protein MEDKLTRKIIGAAIEIHKTLGPGLLESVYQEYLFLN; encoded by the coding sequence ATGGAAGATAAATTAACTAGGAAAATCATAGGTGCAGCAATTGAGATACATAAAACCTTAGGACCTGGATTATTGGAATCTGTTTACCAAGAATATTTGTTTTTGAATTGA
- a CDS encoding GxxExxY protein, whose amino-acid sequence MYNKITENIIGAAIEVHKTLGPGLLESAYQDCLHYELTEMGYFVKKEVTQPIIYKNIKLDHGYRIDLLVENLIVIELKTVENFTDVHTAQILTYLKLGNYPIGLLLNFHTKLLKNGIKRFINDTD is encoded by the coding sequence TTGTATAATAAAATAACAGAAAACATTATAGGGGCAGCAATTGAAGTTCACAAAACTTTAGGTCCTGGCTTGTTAGAATCCGCTTATCAAGATTGTTTGCATTATGAATTGACTGAAATGGGTTATTTCGTTAAAAAAGAAGTAACACAACCTATCATTTATAAAAACATTAAATTAGACCATGGTTATAGGATTGATTTGCTTGTAGAGAATTTAATTGTTATTGAATTAAAGACTGTTGAAAATTTTACCGATGTACATACTGCCCAAATTTTAACCTATTTGAAATTAGGCAATTATCCTATAGGCTTGTTACTGAACTTTCACACTAAACTGTTAAAAAACGGAATAAAAAGATTTATAAACGATACCGATTAG
- a CDS encoding class I SAM-dependent methyltransferase yields MKKLFKFILNLVPRPILIRLSYIARPVLAFFLKGNTFTDPIDGKRFKTFLPYGYGKQRNNVLSPSTLSLERHRLLWLYLKNETDFFSADTETSSAQRKKVLHFAPEQCFLKRFRKLKNLDYTTTDLLSPIADVKADICNLPFQDNTYDVILCNHVLEHISDDTKAMQELYRVMKVGGMGVFQIPQDLNREKTFEDNSITDKKERAKIFGQYDHVRIYGRDYFDKLRGIGFKVEEVDYTATLSAEAIETYCLAKGEIIPVVRKQL; encoded by the coding sequence ATGAAAAAACTCTTCAAATTCATTTTAAATCTAGTTCCAAGACCTATATTAATTAGGTTAAGTTACATAGCACGTCCTGTTTTAGCTTTTTTCTTAAAAGGAAATACCTTTACAGACCCTATAGATGGCAAGCGTTTTAAAACCTTTTTACCTTACGGCTACGGCAAACAACGCAATAATGTCTTATCGCCTTCAACTTTAAGTTTAGAACGTCACAGGTTATTATGGTTGTATTTAAAAAACGAAACCGACTTTTTTTCGGCAGATACTGAAACAAGTTCAGCACAGAGAAAAAAGGTACTTCATTTTGCACCGGAACAATGCTTTTTAAAACGCTTTAGAAAGCTAAAAAATTTAGACTATACTACAACAGACTTACTGTCACCAATTGCCGATGTTAAAGCCGATATTTGCAATCTACCGTTTCAAGACAATACCTATGATGTGATTCTTTGTAATCATGTTTTAGAACACATTTCAGATGACACAAAGGCAATGCAAGAATTGTATAGAGTGATGAAAGTTGGTGGTATGGGTGTTTTTCAAATTCCTCAAGATTTAAATAGAGAAAAAACTTTTGAGGACAACTCGATAACCGATAAGAAAGAACGTGCTAAAATATTTGGACAATACGACCATGTACGGATTTATGGGCGTGATTATTTTGACAAGTTAAGAGGCATCGGCTTTAAGGTTGAAGAAGTAGATTATACAGCAACACTTTCCGCGGAAGCGATAGAAACCTATTGTTTAGCAAAAGGGGAGATTATTCCTGTGGTACGAAAACAACTCTGA
- a CDS encoding TonB-dependent receptor, which translates to MFESFNRNYRSLYFLLTLLTFVSLHAQDKKTAYDIEKIYLHTDRSRYFMGEDLWYKAYNVDVYNNLLSNHSNVLYVELISPDSNIIARNKTNLEMGLGHGDFKLTDSVGVKPGVYQIRAYTNWNRNFGEDFVFKKNVEIIDIFDAHFNPNKLQVTPTNGVISETHKQNIFKIDFFPEGGSLLKNVASVVGFKAVGSNGNPINVEGEVYDSDNELVTSFTSVHDGMGQFQMIPISGKQYYVKIRTQSGIELRKTLPKALDQGYLLSFKIFKGRNIISINTNQETLKQVSNHELTLVCKSKGVTYLESQLNLRETTLSFELSKAKIPEGINQITLYDSKNRPQSERLVYVEKEHDLEVSLETDKTSYKPNEKVNINVTSKSKSGATKSASYSLSVTDMNGVENNIDYGTTISSYFLMESDIRGQVHHPSYYFTPENSKRLEHLDNLLLTQGWRDFIWKTLQKPKDSMIYKVEKGFTISGRTKQVFGKKPLINNHVTLALMNGKNFNAFSTTTDTLGGFKFEDLLFSGKTNLQLNSRNEKGKFSGKILLDSIEQPPMKASFKSKSRSLPKEEGVVDHVYKKYINFGIQPENVLDEVEIVGKKRNDIVVFHGLVDNSYIADEETKTYADIYQLIQQKIPGVTLSSDGNGVVARYPYGRYILFFNRYATEPIILIDGFPIVDKTQFEDVDPDEIEKIEAIRGAQAMAYYGEESSSGLIAIYTNRHLGNKPKKDAISTVKKEIEGFYEARTFYVPNPEKNNLEADKKTEARNTIYWTPYLHPDKKGLANVSYYNAGVETKVKVALEGITSSGTPVVKNTYYTIRK; encoded by the coding sequence ATGTTTGAATCTTTTAATAGAAATTACCGTTCCCTTTATTTTTTATTGACTCTTTTAACATTTGTTTCTTTACATGCACAGGACAAAAAAACGGCTTACGATATAGAAAAAATATATCTTCACACGGACAGGTCAAGGTATTTTATGGGCGAAGACCTATGGTACAAAGCCTATAATGTAGATGTATACAACAATTTACTTTCAAATCACAGCAATGTACTGTATGTGGAATTGATTTCTCCTGATTCTAATATTATAGCGAGAAATAAGACCAATTTAGAAATGGGTCTTGGGCATGGCGATTTTAAATTGACAGATTCTGTTGGCGTAAAGCCTGGGGTTTACCAAATACGGGCCTATACCAATTGGAATAGAAATTTTGGAGAAGATTTCGTATTTAAAAAGAACGTAGAGATCATTGATATTTTTGATGCGCATTTTAATCCTAATAAACTACAGGTGACTCCTACCAATGGTGTAATATCTGAAACCCATAAACAAAACATATTTAAAATTGATTTCTTCCCTGAGGGTGGTTCTTTATTGAAAAACGTGGCCAGTGTTGTTGGGTTTAAGGCTGTTGGCAGTAATGGTAACCCTATAAATGTTGAGGGAGAGGTTTATGATTCCGATAACGAATTGGTGACCTCATTTACGAGTGTCCATGATGGTATGGGGCAATTTCAAATGATACCGATTAGCGGGAAACAGTATTACGTAAAAATTAGAACACAATCGGGGATAGAATTACGTAAAACACTCCCCAAAGCACTTGATCAGGGCTATTTGTTGAGCTTTAAGATATTTAAAGGTAGAAACATAATCTCTATAAATACCAACCAAGAAACCTTGAAGCAGGTCTCTAATCATGAGTTAACACTTGTTTGTAAATCAAAGGGCGTTACGTATTTAGAAAGCCAATTAAACCTAAGGGAAACTACATTGTCTTTTGAACTGTCAAAGGCTAAAATACCTGAAGGTATAAACCAGATTACTTTATACGACAGCAAAAACAGACCACAAAGTGAACGTTTAGTGTATGTTGAAAAAGAACATGATTTGGAAGTCAGCTTAGAAACAGATAAGACAAGTTACAAACCCAACGAAAAAGTTAACATAAACGTGACCTCAAAATCAAAATCGGGAGCGACTAAATCGGCTAGTTATTCATTAAGTGTAACGGATATGAATGGGGTTGAAAACAATATAGACTATGGAACGACCATAAGTTCGTATTTTTTGATGGAGTCGGACATTCGTGGACAAGTACATCATCCTTCCTATTATTTTACCCCTGAAAACTCAAAACGGTTAGAGCATTTAGATAATTTACTCTTAACCCAAGGTTGGCGTGATTTTATATGGAAAACGCTGCAAAAACCAAAAGATAGTATGATATATAAAGTCGAAAAAGGTTTTACCATATCGGGTCGGACAAAGCAGGTTTTCGGCAAAAAACCTTTAATAAATAATCATGTTACACTGGCATTAATGAACGGCAAAAACTTTAATGCGTTTAGTACAACTACCGATACCTTAGGTGGTTTTAAATTTGAAGATTTGTTGTTTTCGGGAAAAACCAACTTACAGTTAAACTCAAGAAATGAGAAAGGGAAATTTTCAGGAAAAATTTTGCTGGATTCTATAGAACAACCTCCAATGAAAGCTTCTTTCAAAAGCAAATCAAGAAGTCTTCCTAAAGAAGAAGGGGTAGTAGATCATGTATATAAAAAATATATTAATTTTGGAATTCAACCAGAAAACGTACTAGACGAAGTAGAAATTGTTGGAAAAAAGAGAAACGATATAGTGGTTTTCCATGGATTAGTGGATAATAGTTATATAGCAGATGAAGAAACTAAAACGTATGCTGATATTTATCAACTTATTCAACAAAAAATACCTGGTGTTACTCTTTCTTCAGATGGAAACGGCGTTGTTGCGAGGTATCCATATGGTAGGTATATATTGTTTTTTAATCGTTATGCTACCGAGCCCATAATTTTAATAGATGGTTTTCCAATTGTTGACAAAACCCAATTTGAAGATGTAGACCCCGATGAGATTGAAAAAATTGAGGCTATTCGGGGAGCTCAAGCCATGGCTTATTATGGTGAAGAAAGTAGTAGTGGGCTTATAGCTATTTATACCAATCGGCATTTAGGAAATAAACCTAAAAAAGATGCTATTTCTACAGTAAAAAAAGAAATAGAAGGCTTTTATGAGGCAAGAACTTTTTATGTTCCAAACCCAGAAAAAAACAATTTAGAAGCGGATAAAAAGACAGAGGCTAGAAACACGATTTATTGGACACCGTAT